The Pelecanus crispus isolate bPelCri1 chromosome 7, bPelCri1.pri, whole genome shotgun sequence genome includes a window with the following:
- the MINAR1 gene encoding major intrinsically disordered Notch2-binding receptor 1 has translation MESNQESSLFLVKILEELDTKQNTVSYQDLCKSLCARFDLSQLAKLRSVLFYTACLDPNFPATLFKDKMRCTVNNQQSKKIMVAADIVTIFNLIQMNGGVAKEKLPVARQKVKKKESFESCRSDTEICNMADCVPNCELNDQEFNRGFPVRRSSKCRKMDCKDCQQFVPSSEPNFLLGVNKEMKGRAASLDRLQALASYSIATSPPCEMQSTYFPMNIENESISDQDSLPISASIKETFISNDEPFVMQSCVQKRNIFKEDFHNLITISPNLIPSNKKPEDGHREPQNRKESSKQAFFNHSFEMPYSSQYLNPVYSPIPDKRRVKHESLDDLQASTYFGPTTILGPQDTKKWTGKPTKQTAWPAKSWSLNTEEVPDFERSFFNRKQSEEKLRYQSSNNPSPNFPSADRHQSYLNAKDQQPIMQANYAVKPNGHKPKEMPSILDVEKHEPVKKFKDKSINCTSVQILSIDRTTSVGTQTEQQVLDHKKCKDLCVAGQAKYGERHSLKQSDDDSEIVSDDISDIFRFLDDMSISGSTGVMQSSCYNSTGSLSQVHKSDCESSPEHNLTKISNGSACNKLDKVVRTDTSNTDDELKTSVCKLVLRIGEIEKKLESLSGVREEISQVLGKLSKLDQKIQQPEKVSVQIDLNSLTSEAASDESNSPQIFQCHNTPHGGKLENNPEWCCSDASGSNSESLRVKALKKSLFTRRSSRSLTEENSATESKIASISNSPRDWRAITYTNQVGITEEEMKERDGGENKDWHRKSKEADRQYEIPQPHRLSKQPKDAFLIEQVFSPHPYPASLKSHMKSNPLYTDMRLTELAEVKRAQPSWTIEEYTRNSGDKGKIAALDLQTQESLNPNNLEYWMEDIYTPGYDSLLKRKEAEFRRAKVCKIAALIAAAACTVILVIVVPICTMKS, from the exons ATGGAGTCCAACCAGGAATCCTCGCTCTTCCTGGTGAAGATCTTGGAGGAGCTGGACACAAAGCAGAATACCGTTTCTTACCAGGACCTCTGCAAGTCTCTGTGTGCCAGGTTTGATTTATCCCAGTTGGCCAAGCTCAGAAGCGTACTGTTTTACACTGCTTGCCTGGATCCTAATTTCCCAGCAACTTTGTTCAAAGACAAAATGAGATGCACTGTAAACAATCAGCAATCAAAGAAAATCATGGTTGCAGCAGATATAGTAACAATATTCAACCTCATACAAATGAACGGGGGAGTGGCCAAGGAGAAACTTCCAGTTGCAAGGCAGAAAGTGAAGAAGAAAGAGTCCTTTGAGTCCTGTAGATCTGACACAGAAATCTGCAATATGGCAGACTGTGTGCCCAACTGCGAGCTGAATGACCAGGAGTTTAACCGGGGCTTTCCAGTCAGAAGGtcttcaaaatgcagaaagatgGACTGCAAAGACTGTCAACAGTTTGTTCCCTCATCGGAACCCAACTTTTTACTCGGCGTTAATAAGGAGATGAAGGGCCGGGCTGCCTCTCTGGACAGGCTGCAGGCGCTGGCATCCTACTCCATCGCCACATCTCCACCATGCGAGATGCAGAGTACGTACTTTCCCATGAATATTGAAAATGAATCTATTTCAGACCAGGACTCCTTGCCTATAAGTGCAAGCATAAAAGAAACTTTCATTTCAAACGATGAGCCATTTGTGATGCAGTCGTGTgtccagaaaagaaatatattcaaaGAAGATTTTCATAATCTGATTACAATATCTCCCAACTTAATACCATCCAACAAAAAGCCAGAAGATGGACACAGAGAGCctcagaacaggaaagaaagctcTAAGCAGGCTTTCTTCAACCACAGCTTTGAAATGCCATACAGCAGCCAGTACTTGAATCCAGTTTATTCTCCTATACCAGACAAAAGACGAGTGAAGCATGAAAGTCTAGATGATCTTCAAGCTTCAACGTATTTTGGCCCAACTACTATTCTCGGGCCCCAGGACACCAAAAAGTGGACTGGAAAGCCAACCAAGCAAACTGCCTGGCCAGCTAAAAGCTGGAGTTTAAATACTGAGGAGGTACCTGACTTTGAACGATCATTTTTTAATAGGAAGCAGTCTGAAGAGAAGCTGCGATACCAGAGTTCAAACAACCCATCTCCAAACTTTCCTTCAGCTGACAGGCATCAGTCCTACCTAAATGCGAAGGATCAACAACCAATTATGCAGGCAAACTATGCTGTGAAGCCAAATGGGCATAAACCGAAGGAAATGCCTTCCATTCTAGATGTGGAGAAACATGAGCCAGTCAAAAAGTTTAAGGATAAAAGCATTAATTGTACTTCTGTTCAGATCTTAAGCATTGATAGGACCACGAGTGTTGGGACACAAACAGAGCAGCAAGTTCTGGACCACAAGAAATGCAAGGATTTGTGTGTGGCTGGCCAAGCCAAGTACGGAGAGCGGCACTCTCTTAAGCAGTCGGATGATGACTCTGAAATTGTGAGCGATGACATCAGTGATATTTTCCGGTTTTTGGATGACATGAGTATCAGTGGGTCGACGGGAGTGATGCAGTCTTCATGCTACAACAGCACCGGTTCCTTGTCTCAGGTGCATAAATCAGACTGTGAAAGCTCACCTGAGCACAATTTGACTAAAATCTCCAATGGGAGTGCCTGTAACAAATTGGATAAAGTGGTCCGGACAGATACCAGTAACACAGATGATGAACTGAAAACGAGTGTCTGCAAATTAGTTTTGAGGATTGGCGAAATAGAGAAGAAACTGGAATCTCTCTCAGGTGTCCGAGAAGAAATCTCTCAAGTCCTGGGAAAATTGAGCAAGTTGGATCAAAAAATTCAGCAGCCAGAGAAGGTCAGCGTACAGATAGATCTCAATTCTTTGACAAGCGAGGCTGCATCAGATGAGAGTAACTCCCCGCAGATATTTCAGTGCCACAATACTCCTCATGGAGGCAAACTAGAGAATAATCCAGAATGGTGCTGTTCAGATGCCAGTGGAAGTAATAGCGAGAGTCTTCGAgtaaaagccttaaaaaaaagtttgtttacGAGGAGGTCATCAAGATCATTAACAGAGGAAAATAGTGCAACTGAATCCAAAATAGCAAGTATTTCAAACTCTCCCCGAGACTGGAGAGCTATTACTTACACCAACCAGGTTGGCATTACGGAAGAGGAGatgaaagagagagatggaggagaaaataagGACTGGCACAGGAAGTCTAAAGAG GCAGACAGGCAATACGAAATCCCACAGCCACATAGACTCTCTAAACAACCAAAAGATGCTTTCTTGATTGAACAAGTCTTTAGTCCTCATCCCTACCCTGCATCACTCAAGTCACACATGAAAAGCAACCCGCTCTACACAGACATGAGATTGACAGAGCTGGCTGAAGTGAAACGCGCCCAGCCGTCATGGACCATAGAGGAATACACGAGGAATTCGGGGGATAAAGGAAAGATTGCAGCATTGGATCTACAA